The Huiozyma naganishii CBS 8797 chromosome 3, complete genome genome contains a region encoding:
- the GFD2 gene encoding Gfd2p (similar to Saccharomyces cerevisiae GFD2 (YCL036W) and YDR514C; ancestral locus Anc_1.37), whose translation MTVSALDLKQFINNGRVTVTPASKKDELSGPMAGLKLTGESYLLDNFEHYAKLRHVAYSEQTGGQDAALSEYLAELETTFNERYNASNEELEALKDDAKIEWCKGEGIDAPIVDGKCILTAEQMKNQELRKKLDTLTREYYPHVYAKPGTDKFSFISNSIRLVSENQTICFSVDTEQYEFDHDEIMEIGISVYDPRENLNTRTIPITRNYQLVVRESIGQRNRKHVCDYKDCYLLGESLVLSRKECVRFIQHLVNYYFICTTPEDRTWSRAILAHNASGDIHLLKDMGVKFPCPIDYDLKTLSSNSIYVLDTEKLHKWCYGEICCNLGRMLQLHRIPHSFLHNSGNDAHYTLQLLLALCDINHRRVYRLDDLKYMGDKIRTFLREIKESPGKVLPMSYAVAVLEHLDPAPAPPPAPAPQKPDKGKQKSDKGKKKNRRERKQRFRELLPQTEFHGMRAYDTAERAFLATLK comes from the coding sequence ATGACAGTTTCTGCGCTGGATCTGAAGCAATTCATCAATAATGGGCGTGTCACAGTAACGCCCGCGTCTAAAAAAGATGAGCTCAGTGGTCCTATGGCAGGGCTGAAACTGACCGGTGAATCGTACCTTCTCGACAACTTTGAGCATTACGCGAAATTGAGACACGTTGCATATTCAGAGCAAACAGGTGGCCAGGACGCCGCCCTCTCGGAGTATCTTGCGGAGCTGGAAACAACCTTCAACGAACGGTACAACGCGAGCAACGAAGAACTGGAGGCACTTAAAGATGATGCGAAAATTGAATGGTGTAAGGGAGAAGGTATTGATGCGCCCATAGTAGACGGGAAATGCATTCTTACAGCGGAGCAAATGAAGAACCAAGAGCTGAGAAAGAAGCTCGATACCTTGACCAGAGAATACTACCCACACGTATACGCCAAGCCGGGAACGGACAAATTCAGCTTTATATCCAACAGTATTAGGTTGGTATCGGAGAATCAAACTATATGTTTCTCTGTCGACACGGAACAATACGAGTTCGACCACGACGAGATCATGGAGATCGGTATATCCGTGTACGACCCAAGAGAGAACTTGAACACACGGACGATCCCGATCACCAGAAACTACCAGCTGGTCGTAAGAGAGTCCATTGGCCAACGGAACCGCAAACACGTCTGCGATTACAAGGATTGCTACCTTTTGGGCGAATCCCTTGTACTGAGCCGCAAAGAGTGCGTCCGTTTCATTCAGCATTTGGTAAATTACTACTTTATTTGTACTACTCCAGAGGACAGGACGTGGTCACGGGCCATCTTAGCGCACAACGCGAGTGGAGATATACACCTTTTGAAAGATATGGGGGTCAAATTCCCTTGCCCTATAGACTACGATCTGAAGACTCTCTCCTCGAATAGCATATACGTGCTGGATACTGAGAAATTGCACAAGTGGTGTTACGGTGAAATATGTTGTAACCTTGGTAGAATGTTGCAACTTCACCGAATCCCACATTCATTCCTGCATAACAGTGGCAACGATGCACACTACACTTTACAGTTGCTTTTGGCCCTCTGCGATATAAACCATAGAAGGGTGTACCGATTGGATGATCTTAAGTACATGGGTGACAAGATCAGGACATTCCTACGAGAAATCAAGGAATCTCCGGGGAAAGTTCTGCCCATGAGTTACGCTGTTGCCGTGTTGGAGCACTTAGATCCCGCACCGGCACCTCCACCCGCACCGGCACCTCAGAAACCCGACAAGGGCAAGCAGAAAAGCGAtaagggcaagaagaaaaatCGCAGGGAGAGGAAGCAACGTTTCAGGGAACTTCTCCCACAGACGGAGTTCCACGGAATGCGGGCCTACGACACTGCAGAGAGGGCATTTCTGGCAACTCTCAAATAG
- the LSB5 gene encoding Lsb5p (similar to Saccharomyces cerevisiae LSB5 (YCL034W); ancestral locus Anc_1.39): MGFWSSHQHSAITDTVDRIVSSQKYPLEVELDNLVNLIRESSDYEYTMNQEECAIVLRKKLKYGNKVQQSRSLDLLDLFISQGLKFGTMYNDEKLLDRLDVIANNKDTNGKGVVYNKKIISKAVKYIMDWNAYIVDMGAESSRTYEGIVRLKDTLGTGSSSSRSKRTPDIDRQRLNKGGPDMDRDRQRSRRRANQRRHRGGSNFMDDVADDSVFRAPQDPDSLYRIPQIDLKKHAPKIKMVISDALAAAVSLDNALMVLPENKNALTDKDTTSKFIQARAIRRKVLRYLQLVTEGEFLGSLIHANDELVKALTKYDERTQGEDDDESSDLSEDDSDFSDDDEPSSSGGFRSDEAGSDDPFADNHRI, translated from the coding sequence ATGGGGTTTTGGTCAAGCCACCAACACTCGGCAATAACAGACACCGTTGACCGGATAGTCTCGTCGCAGAAGTATCCGCTGGAAGTAGAGCTGGATAACTTGGTAAACCTGATCAGGGAGTCCAGCGACTATGAGTACACGATGAATCAGGAGGAGTGTGCCATTGTGTTGCGGAAGAAGCTCAAGTATGGGAACAAAGTGCAGCAGTCGCGGTCGTTGGACTTGCTGGACTTGTTCATCTCGCAAGGTTTGAAGTTTGGGACAATGTACAACGACGAGAAACTGCTCGACAGACTCGACGTTATTGCCAACAACAAGGATACCAACGGGAAGGGTGTCGtgtacaacaagaagattaTCAGTAAAGCTGTCAAGTACATCATGGACTGGAACGCATACATCGTGGACATGGGCGCAGAATCCAGCAGGACATACGAGGGTATAGTCCGTCTGAAGGATACTCTGGGTACCGGTTCATCTTCCAGTCGCAGTAAAAGGACCCCAGATATTGATAGACAGCGTCTCAATAAGGGTGGGCCGGACATGGACAGGGACAGGCAAAGGTCCCGTAGGAGAGCTAACCAAAGGAGACATCGCGGTGGTTCTAACTTTATGGACGATGTGGCGGACGATTCCGTGTTCAGGGCACCACAGGACCCTGACTCCCTTTACAGGATCCCACAGATcgacttgaagaaacacgCACCCAAGATAAAGATGGTGATCAGCGACGCCCTCGCGGCAGCGGTATCGCTTGACAACGCGCTGATGGTCTTGCCAGAGAATAAGAACGCACTGACGGACAAGGACACCACATCCAAATTTATCCAGGCAAGAGCCATTAGAAGGAAAGTGCTCCGGTATTTACAACTCGTCACCGAGGGCGAGTTCTTGGGCAGTTTGATACACGCTAACGACGAGCTGGTGAAGGCACTCACTAAATACGACGAAAGAACACAGggcgaagacgacgacgagtccTCTGATCTGAGTGAGGACGACTCAGATTTCTcagacgacgacgaaccGAGCAGCTCCGGAGGTTTCCGCTCTGACGAAGCCGGCAGCGACGATCCATTTGCTGATAATCACCGCATCTAA
- the GRX1 gene encoding dithiol glutaredoxin GRX1 (similar to Saccharomyces cerevisiae GRX1 (YCL035C) and GRX2 (YDR513W); ancestral locus Anc_1.38), with amino-acid sequence MLLYKDRRYVTWTVWAKGERYCLDCCVGCSRYMFPVTARLLARPVFRRMVSQQTVTQVKELIGEKPIFVASKTYCPYCRATLKTLFKELEIPESEAVVLQLDEMPDGPEIQEALFDINGQKTVPNIYIKGQHIGGNDDLQTLKKAGKLEGLLKEAIA; translated from the coding sequence ATGCTCCTATATAAAGACAGGAGATATGTGACTTGGACGGTCTGGGCAAAAGGGGAAAGATACTGTCTTGACTGTTGCGTTGGTTGTTCCCGTTACATGTTCCCCGTAACTGCACGACTTCTAGCGCGTCCAGTATTTAGAAGAATGGTATCCCAACAAACTGTCACACAGGTCAAAGAACTCATTGGCGAAAAGCCAATTTTCGTCGCCTCCAAGACGTACTGTCCTTACTGTAGAgccactttgaagacactgttcaaagagttggAGATCCCGGAGTCAGAGGCTGTTGTCTTGCAACTGGACGAGATGCCCGACGGGCCCGAGATCCAGGAGGCCCTTTTCGACATCAACGGCCAAAAGACCGTCCCTAACATCTACATCAAGGGGCAGCACATTGGTGGCAATGACGATTTgcaaactttgaagaaagcgGGCAAATTGGAAGgcttgttgaaggaggcTATTGCCTGA